The genome window GTGTGCATGTGTTCCTGTAACGCCTTGAATTTGTTGAAAACATTGTGACACATGAAGCATCGGAGATTTTCGCTGTCGAATTTAAAAGGTAATATGTGATTTGGTATATCCgtgcttatatttttatcgtgCGTATCCTTCAAATGATCCATTATTCGTTCGAGCGTATCCATTTTCGTCGCACACAGTTTGCACTGCAGCGCTGTGATGTCCAGCTTCACTAGATAGCCGTACATGTCCCTTCCTTTCATGAATATGGATTTTGTTTCATCGTTATGGTCTTGTATTGTATGTCTTTTCAAATCAGCAGGATCTGGGAACTGGTTTGTACAGAAACAGCACGCGTATCCGATACCGCCTCTGCAGCGTATCGGTGTCGCATTTGTCCAAAGTATAATTTCTCTGACGTTTGTACGATGTTTTTCTAATTGTTCGCCCTGCCTTACTTTAGGTAGACTTGTATTTCGCGCATTTATTTGCTCTACGGATTCTTCTATAACTTTTTTCGACAACGGTTTCTCTTTTTTGTTGGTTTTACGAAGTGCACCTACAaagaaaatcataaattattgaatgttgACGTCCTCATAAAACATCGCTTATTTTAAGATTGTGATAAAACAAAGTTGGAATAAGAAGTTGTCTACACTGGCACTGCGCTCTAAGCGTTTCTACGCACTGGAGCCACTGAAAATCAGCATCAGGTCCAAAAAGATAAGTGGTCTTTCAATTTGAAATCGAACCACTGTACAGTTTATAGTTTATGTAGTTACTTGATTCGTATAATTTAGGTGCTTTTTATATGAcctgtttattttcttttctacgCGTTatgattagttattttttagatttaagaTTTAGAAAGTATTAGTTTGtgtttgtgtttaaataaaagattaatctgttctattttaaatatttcacactAAATGTTACAAACctttaaatggaaaatattccaatatatataaagtttaaatatacatttgatgtctgaatattgacaatttacttatttacttatattgaattcttttttcaaacttattatagatttcaataaaaatatgtgtttaaagGTTGTGGTAACGttcttatcataataaatattataaattaattataacgaaTACGCTTTATAAAACTGCGATAATAGGTAATGTTTTATTAGTGGTGCCGtaatcgaaaataaattttataattatcattttagtaataatttattaatcaaatttaaccAATTAATTCCGAATAAAGTAATACGCGTAACCGTTCAAACTTGCTCTCCATGCTTCGCTCGCATGTGTCCGCGCCAGCTGCACTTCTGCACGAACGCCTGCCCACAATGCTCGCATTTGAACCGCCTGTCATCCATATGTATCCGCATGTGTTCATGCAACGTCCATTTCCTTGCATATGATTTAAGGCAAACATCACACTTGTACTCCCTCTGTCCTGTATGTTTGACCATGTGAGCTCTTAGTTCA of Vanessa atalanta chromosome 28, ilVanAtal1.2, whole genome shotgun sequence contains these proteins:
- the LOC125074835 gene encoding zinc finger protein 43-like — translated: MRALWAGVRAEVQLARTHASEAWRASLNGALRKTNKKEKPLSKKVIEESVEQINARNTSLPKVRQGEQLEKHRTNVREIILWTNATPIRCRGGIGYACCFCTNQFPDPADLKRHTIQDHNDETKSIFMKGRDMYGYLVKLDITALQCKLCATKMDTLERIMDHLKDTHDKNISTDIPNHILPFKFDSENLRCFMCHNVFNKFKALQEHMHTHYRNYICKVCDAGFVNRHLLLCHNEGHKTGTFACDQCSQVFDTIRKRKLHERKVHNGLNMPHKCGYCSERFKENCHKNEHLAKVHGVVGPLIKCQACDRTFASQQTWLLHMKKYHLMERQHKCTRCEKEFFSKRELTDHMVKHTGTREYRCDLCFKSYGRLKTLKEHIRRLHPEDRDFKCLHCGQSFDKSFALKCHISAKHGDIV